The stretch of DNA AAATTACGGTTGCAGAGACCTCTAATACCTTATATTGCTGTTGCAGACCACAATTTGGgctgtttggataaacaacttaatgaATCccttggataaacaacttaatgaAGCACTTGTAACATAAGTGATTATCATATAAGTGCTTATGTATAAacaatttttgtaacaaaaaataaactcattttttttatataagctgctataagttgttttcataagttaTCATGGAAAACTTatggaaataagctgaaaaGAGGTTAAAAACATGTCCTAAGTTGTTTCCATAAGCTCTCCCAAACTGTCTTACAAGTGTTTATGTTAGCAGataaatttcaataattcaatTCAAATAGGCCCTTAGAACTAAGGGCAGAAGTTAATTTTAGCATACACTACACATGATTATTATAAGACTTTCTCTAAAAATGTTTGTAGTTAAGTTTATCAAAACTGACTCTtactaatattataatatatttatttactcaATAGTGCCTCTATCTACCTTGTCATTGCTCGAAGGACTATTGGGTGTATCTTAATGGTTATTGCCGGCCAGCttgtttcattatattttaCAGTGGAAATGTTCTCTCTTTACATTTCTTTAATTTGTTCTGTCTGCTTCATTTTTTTAACTAGGAAAACAAACCTCAGTCTGAAGAGATGGAAAGACCTGGTGTAATAATATCTAATCACGTGTCATACTTGGATATTTTGTATCACATGTCTTCCTCGTTCCCAAGTTTTGTTGCCAAGGTTTGTcatatgatattttttcttctctttctagaatgtatgtatatatttgtatatatgtatGTTGCTGACATTTTTTGTTCCAAATGTTCTGTTAAAATCTTGGATTTCATCGATGAAGAGATCAGTGGCCAAACTTCCTCTCGTTGGTCTTATCaggtttgttttctttttttagttcCTTCTGGTTTAATTTCTATGGAGTTTGTGGATCATTGCAAACTTAAAtcttatttcttcttcttcttcttcttcattcttGAGGCATTCTGCTCTTTATTCTTTTCTCAAATCTCATTTGAAAAGTGAACCTTCACAGAGAGTCTTATAATATTGATCGATCGACGTATAATTGATGAAATGATATGCTGCATTTTGCATGATTCAATGTGCACTATCTTTTCATTGGAAGGTATTTTTGTGAACCTAGCGCTTATGTATTGTGACATTTTTTGTGACAGCAAGTGCCTTGGTTGCATCTATGTTCAGCGGGAATCAAAGTCATCAGACTTCAAGGGTGTTTCAGGTGCTTACTTCATAGAGATTTGTATATGTGCACtttgtaataatgataaatatgtACCCAATTTAAATGAAGTAAAAACAGTACAACATCCCTTATTTCCATCCTGTTCCTCTTCCTTGTGttgttattttcatatttttaattgtatactGATTGGGTGAGGTATTTTGCATCTTTAACTCATAATTTTCTGTGGTACAAGTGTTACCTCCCGTTTGTTATTTTGTGAGGTATACATTGAACCTGCCAATGCAAAATTCTATATACCATTTGTAAAAAGAGAGTGCTCAATCAATTATGGTAATTTAGTTACTTGACTTACCATAAATGTTTCATTGAGCCTGTTTGGTGGCATCATGTGGTTAGTTAAAACCTTATTCTTTGCATTGGAAATCCTAAATAGACCAAagtaaataatttcatttttacttaatttaattaatttctctTGGAGGTATTTTAATTTCCTTTTTTGCTTCTAGATATACTTATGTTATTTGTGGCCTTTTTGAGAGGCCCTAGTGGTTTTCCTTTTAGACATATTCCTGTTTTTCAGTCAGTCAAACTAGGGTCTTACTACCTGTAGAATATATACTATTTGTTTAGTTGCAACTGGTAGCTAACCTGTGAACTTTCTTCCTGCAGCTGTGGCCACTGAAAGAATTCAAGAAGCACATCAGAACAAATATGCTCCATTAATGATGTTATTTCCAGGTTATAACCCTTCCTTTTTGGGGGGTGGAGGGATGTGGATTGAATTTATTCTTTTGAGCTTTAACAAAATTGGGCTTGAGTTCTCACACTGGAGCAGATTATCTTACACTCAGTAATTACATACATTATATTATATAGGGGTTTGGTACCTTGATGTCTCGAATATATAAACCTAAACTTACCTAAAGAATAGCAATATATTGTTTGTTCATACTTGGTAGATATGGGAGTCTCTATAAAATGAGTGATGCAAATTTTTATCCTATTTATGAAATGAATACTGCATCCTTGTTCTCTTCCGCAGgccaaaatttatgtttttgactcaatgtgttttgtttttaaaatcttatttaaacaTAAAGATTCATTTGTTAAGTCCATTTCCTTTTGACTTCATTTCtcatttatttatcttcaaATATAACTCTATGCCTTAAGGTTCTTCACATTTATTTACTTATTGGTTTGCTTgtatgttaattattatttgtcgTCATGTATGGTAGCACTAGCATTGGTCATATATTGTAGACATTAGTCAATGTTTGTGTATTTGTTCATTGCAAATCATGTTTCTCAAATCAATGttcttaatataatttatgtttCTCAAATCAATGTTCTAAAAATAACTTGATTTCATGCTATTCGGTATTCTACAGAAGGTACAACCACAAATGGAGATTTCCTCCTCCCATTCAAGACCGGTGGCTTTTTGGCAAAGGCACCAGTACTTcctgtaattttaaaatacaattaccAGAGATTTAGCCCCGCCTGGGATTCCATATCTGGGGTAAGTACTTCTATAATAATATAGTTTCAGGGTTTTTGACGAATTCTGATTATAAAACCTAATCCTGTAACTTCTAAGCTACTCtgtaaatgttatatttttgtcTTACATGTTAAcgattattttttgtaaatatgtcAACATCCTGTACTTTTATCAGTGTGTTTATATGAAGGTTGGTGTGaacaaattcatatttttggtcTTACGTGTTGACGATATTCTACTTGCTGCAACGCTGATCTTTTGTTGAATAATGTAAAGAAGATTTTCTCTAGtagttttgaaatataagaTATGGGTGACGTATCATGTGTGATACGAAAAGAAATATTCTATAGTAGAGCACAAGGATTTTTGGGTTTTTCTCATAAAAGACTTACTGAATTATCAACCCATAGCTCAAAACAGTTGAGCTGCCCAAACATGTACGCGGCCATATATGGTTTTTTCCGTTGGAATGTTGAGTCGATGTCAAAGTAGTCCTATCATATATCACCACAAATCAATTGGAAAGAAGGTTCTTAGATACTTATAAGGCACCAAAGATTACACACTCACGCATAAATTGATATATAGACTCAAGAATTCCACATTTGGTATATGTTTCTTCTCGATGGACGATCAATGTCATGATCAGTGGAAGACAATCTGCGTTTACTACTTAAATGGAGGCAAAATCTGTGGTGTGTTTTGAGGCCACAAATTTAAAACCTGGTATTGTCGACAAAATATCTATGCCATTTAGGATTTATTGTGAGAATTTGGCAATTATCTTTTTCTCTAAGAATATCAACTATTAAAAGTATGCAAAATACATGGATTTGAAGTACTTGTCAGTTAAAGATGTGTAGAAACAAAAAGAAGTGTACTCGTCAATTGAGCATATTGATACAAATATAATGGTAGTAGATTTTTTAACCTAAGTGTTGTCATGCCATCCAAAACGTTCATTGGCCATGTTGAAAGGATGAGCATTATGGATAAATCCTTGTTAACATTACTATGTGTTGTAGGGGTGTGAGTGTATCGATTAAAGttgtgttttttcttcttcttgttacCCGCGTTATATAGTGTACCATATTGTTTTGGTGGGATGACATGCTGTGTCTTTGATTAATTGATTAACCCTAGAAAAACTACAACTTAAGGTTTTATGCTTACATCTTTCTGCTAATTTAATTGGATAAATTATCATCTTAACTATGTTAATTTAGTCTGAAGTTGACATTAATTTTGGCAGGTGCGCCATGTGATATTTCTCCTCTGTCAGTTTGTAAATTATATAGAGGTGATAAAGTTACCTGTTTACTATCCCTCGCAGCAGGAAATGGACGATCCCAAATTGTATGCCAGTAATGTTAGAAGGTTAATGGCTAGTGaggtatttatttttattattactatgtAAATAGATCCAATATTTCTTTACACTAGAGgtaaataaatagtttgaaaGGATATGGGGTAGCTTATTCTATTGTTGGAGTTGATCGTTGCCCATGTGTATAAATTGGAAATTTATAAGACGTCACACAGATACACCACTCAATAGTTTTTCATATAGAATTGTTTTGAATCTTTGAATCTGACCATTGAAATATTTTGCCGAATCTTTCTGCATTCAAAAGTTTGAGGAAAAACCAAGtacataataaaatagttggcattttatttggtttgaaaagtatattgtaaattaattttgtgaTGTTTGTTGTGAGTAGAAAATATATTGGATCTTATTTAAGATTTTCTGAGCGTGATATATGCTTggcataaattaaaaattcaaatgttgATTTTTTCGTTGacttttttagtttttcaagAAAATGATAGGATATTAGGATTTAGGACTTGTTTTAGGAGTCTTATGATGTTAACTTAGTAGTATTGCTTGTCAGTGGGGCTTGTACCACATTTGTACTAGACTTGGATTGCCAGAATAGGTGTTAATGGTTTTCCCCTAATGCACAATTTTCTCTCAACATTTTGTTTCAGTGGAAAGTTATTGTAGACAAGACAGTAGACACAAGTGTGAAATTAAAATCAATCTTACACTACTGTAAATGTGGATTACATTCTCATAAAGACAGTCATTAGATTGAAAGTTCTTTTCATGTTGTATGAAGTTTATATTCATTTGGAACTGTTCTTTTGCACTCGTTTAATAAATCTTATAccatttttcttttgtaaaaaacCTTAAAATTTTTTTGCACACACGCACTGCTGTTTTGCTCGACAAAATTGTACAAATACTGAATGGTTATTTAGTATAGTACTAAttttattccttttatttttattttcattgcaTAGTACCGTTTGGCGAATTTCAAATTCTTCGGGCTTTGCCTTGCACTCTTTATTCCAGTGTTATATCTGTATCTATAGCCTAATAGCCTAAGGTAGTTATGTATTAACTGTTTTGTGGAGGCAGTGTTTCCTTGTAACGAAGGGAAGTAACATTTATCTTATTGATTGAAAGTTATAGTGTGACTGCTGATGATATCTTCTTATGTCTATTGTATGTTCTGCTTGCAGGGTAATTTGACACTTTCCGATATTGGGCTAGCTGAAAAACGAATATATCACGCTGCTCTCAATGGTAATAATTGCCTGCCTAGTGTTTTGCATCAGAAAGACGATTGATAATTTCATGACCCCCGGCCTCAATTGATATGTAGTCACACTCGAGTTTTGGTTTCAAACTTAGAATTTGCTTTATATATGAATGGACAGCTAGCGTGAGGGGTGTAGCTAATAAATACATACACATAAACTTCTGAAAGGAACTTGTgtaattttcttgtaaaaaatgTGACAAATAATGTGTTTTAATTGCTGGTGAATAAGACACAATTCAAGAGTGAAAAGTTTTGCTGTTCACGTTTTGATTGTGATAAATGACCTAACTCATTTGAGAAAAGCTATGTAACTTTAGATCTGAATCTTCTGTTTCGTGTTCCTGCAGGTTTGTTTTCCCAATGCTAGTTCTTCGGATTCGTGGCTTGTATATTCATTGTATGGTTCTATTATTTATcgggaaaagaaaagaaattaaCATAGAAAATTCTGTGCAGAACAAATCTGTATCCAATAACTGCCTCGGGAGTATGAATGCGATTCATGAGCAGAGGCTCGATGTATCTACAGTTATAGGATTCTCTCCAATATAAATATAGGGTTCTAACTTCGTCAATAACTTGTCGATTCttgttatttaatattttaatgtttagCATCAGGTAGAACAAGCTTAGGGCTGCATTTATCTTTCTGGTACCTTGGTTTGCAAAGCCCCTAACGAATAGCAACACTTCTTTTATGATTAACCTTCAATCTAATCCTTCaagtatcattttttattaattaacccttaaagtatataaaataaagtagttTTTGAATTACATAAAAAATTCGTCACATTAGTTcttgttatattattattggCACGATGTTAGTGTGACCACTGAACAACAAACCGAACATTTGAAACCCAAGCTCAGCCAACGTTGACCAAGGATCGAAGATCTGttgaatgaaaacaaaaataaagaaggaaataggaTTCAATATTGTAACCAATAACtcaagaaaaattgaaaatggtTGTCTTTCTTCAAGACGTAAAACCATCAGATCATTGTTACAAATGTTAGAGTAAACTGATTAACTTTGTACTGTACTCTCTTTAGAATAAAACCATCACCCATGCTACTACTATATAAATTCTCATATTGCGTTAAAATTATTCTTGTGACGGAGTTTTTCGGATgggaaatatatttttggatagGGTGTCAAAATTGGAACGTGTTTTGTGCTTGATGCGGAGTTTCAGAGAATTTTACATGGCTTTCGCGTTGCTTAGAGTATAGGTTCAAGAAATATTactgtttatttattttgattctaAAGTTGCTTGTTCGTTGTTATCTGATGGCTGTTATTCTTTTAATGCTTTTTATGTTCTGATTTTTCGATATTCATCGCATTCATGGTGGAGAAGGAAATATTCGGTGGATTCATGTTCTAAGGGAAGCAAATCAAGTGGTTGATGCAATGTCTAAGCATGATTTATCTTTAGGTTGTGATTTTTGCTTTTTTTGTCATTCCTTGACTTTAATGCCATAGTGGAAAATGCTCCTTCTATATGACATTGATTTTTGAGTTTGGAAacattgtttcaaaataaattttaagcaACCGAatatattattggattgaatcgtagattaaatatatatttttaaaacgtTTTATGACACTCGTTTAAATTATGCATGACATGAAGTTTTTAAGATAAAACAACCTAGATTTATCTAAGCATGATTTATCTTTAGGTTGTGATTTTTGCTTTTTTGTCATTCCTTGACTTTAATGCCATAGTGGAAAATGCTCCTTCTATATGATATTGATTTTTGAATTTGGaaatattgtttcaaaataaattttaagcaACCGAatatattattggattgaattGCAGActaaatatctatttttaaaacgtTTTATGATACTCGCCTAAATTCTGCACGACACGAAGTTCCTAAGATAAAACAACATAGACAAAAGAAACTCTCAATATGGTGGTTAAAACACTCGTAATATGatactatgaccattcataaattgaaataattgcGACATAAAAATCGCTCTAAAAAGACAGTGGTATTAGAACAACTCAAAAATCGAAAGAAGTACAACACAAAAATCGCTCAATAAATCAAGGATTACGACACAAAACTGATCTAAAAGAACAATGATATTAGAACCAGTTAAAAATTGAAGGACAAGATGAAAGGGGAAAAATGGTTAAGAAGTGTATCGAGTAGAAAaatgagaaaagagaaagttcaGAATaacatccaactttggtgtattTTCCATaagaatttaacattttttatatagtgatggaagcaaacccatatatgttaaatatctaatgtgaaaatttaatatttatagagttAAAAACTACTCAATATATGAGAGCTTTTCAGCGTGGAGTTTCAACAGATCTTAAATTCACACACTAACATACTCTATGTTCCAACATATGTTTTTTCAGTTGTTTATTTTTTGGGGCTTAGCCCCTTTTATTCACAATTGTTTTTTCTAGGCttgtagtttttataaaaagtgaAAGATATAAAGGAGTTAAATAAATGGTTGCTAGAAGACCTAAACATCTCACATCTAGATCTAGATTATATGCCGTTAGTCGTGAAAGTTTCTTTTTCCACCcccaaattttctaaaaaacttTCAAATGTTATCCAGATAGACTAATTCGGAGGTGTATTTTATACCTCCGAATTGATCGATCTAAACacgtatttttatgtatttgagTACATTGAAATAGGAGAAAAAACACCCGTTAGTTCATATCTAACAACAATTGTTTTTGGACAAATCTACCCAAGGGTTAAGACTTAGGAGTGAGcgtgaaacaaaaaaaatgttgtgTTCCTTTGGTTGCAGTTATTGCACCAAATCTTGACTGCACTCAACCCTAGTTGCTAGCCCCATCTTCTCTATGAAATTAggaatcaaactcaaaaaatcaTGTGATTTTGAACATAAAAAAGAATCATGTGATTGTTAATAGTTCAAGAAATGTTAACGGAAGAGTTCGCACTGTTATCACATAAGATCAAATTGTTTGCCATTTCATAAATGCTATGTACTAGCAGCAAAGACAATGGTCTAAGGAAGCTCCAAAACAGAAATCGGTCGTGATGATAGATTATAATAATCGCTATAAACCTCCACGTTTAATGAGTTATGTACGATTAAATATCATTTGCAAGCCTCATTTGATATTCAAACGATTGGTAAAAAGCACCAAAAGAAATTATAACAGGCTAGAGTATAAAATGCCTGATAATTTATTACCAGTACAAACAACTGCATGTTACATTGATATCAGTATACAAGCAATAATTTAATCTTCAATTCAATCAATTGTTTTTTTAGGTACAAAAATCATGTTTCATAATGTAATCTAGTTGGACTGAATAAGTATATCTGATCAGTGAAGGAAAATGAGGCGGGGTGTACCAAGACAGCTAACTACTGTTTCACCATGAAGGAACTTTTACAACTGCAACCACCAACTGCACTAGGGTTCTCAGTTACCTGAAAATGAAACCagaaaataaatgtaaatttgTCTTTGGTTAAATGTCTTAAGAATGACATTCTTCGCTATAAACGGCACACCCACCATTTATAACACACCATTAGATGTGTGAGCAGTTACATCAACTTTTTTCTGTTCACATTCACATACAATTTAGGGACTTTAAACTTAGTTTGAAACACACACACCGCTTTTAAGGGTGTGTAAATGTGCCTTCTATTACGAAGATGATGCCATCTAACATAAAAGACAAAACATCATTGTGAAATTATGTAAAAGTACTTTGTTTTCTTTTGCTAAATAATCACCCAAATAACTGGATTACAGCAGCTTATGGCTAGCTTTGATTACAAATGATACTTAATAACAAAATCAAAGGTAGAAACACTAATTACTCACTCTTTTAACTACTCACTCTTTGACACTCTTTTCAACACTCCTAGTATTGGGTGAAATGTTGCATCAATCTCACATATAGAGCGGGCTTACTTAGTTAAGAGTAAATGGGAAATCACCCAATAATGGAGAAAGTATGAACAAAAATGTCAAATAGTACATTACTAGCATTCTTTAATCCAAATTCATGGAATGACGCACCTTAAGATTGGAAGTATCTACGGGGCTCTACATATTTTAGGAGCACACCATGCTTTTAAGTTGTTTTAACATAACAAAACTGATATGTGGGCTTGGTTTGCGTTGCAGCTCTACAGTTGCTTCTCCTGACCAGCGACCACTATTTTGCATGAACAACTTTATTCAAATGTTAGTCACATTTTCCAGGCATATCTCTAGTGGTAGCTTtacttttgtttgaattgatGGAGGTTTGCCTGAAAAACATGAGTGGTGTTGGGAGAGAGCGGTCCAAAGCAAACGCTCAGTCAGGAGAGCAACTGCATCATCCACATAACAAGAAATGAAACATGCTGGTCTGTAATTCACAAAAAATTTCACAGCAAAATAAGCCACCAAAATGTATTAAGGCACAGTAAAAGTTTTCTAGAAAGGCACTGCTTGCATGATCACAAAAGAATCACCTCTATATAGAACAGGTTCATCCTTGAATTATATGGAAAACTCAagatatatttctttttctagAATTTCCAAAGATTGAACTGGGCCTTATTGACTTTGGATTCCAATCTGAACCTGAATATGGTTGCGATGTTTTTATCTAACTCAACTctcataaaagatcaaattgttaaaTGTATGCTCATGGCGGTTTTGTATCCTAATATACACATTCTTAGAAGAGCTCTTTTGGATTTAAGCATGTTCAATTTGCACATACCTACTCTACCTAGTGCTACATTCAACTTTCTATTATAAGAACGAGGCTCTGATACCACGTCAACTCGTCAACAACCAACTCTTCTAAAATCTTAAGCTGATAGCAAAGGTTGATGAATGGTTTATATCAAACAGAAATTCTCAAAGATTGCAGGATGTAAATTGCTACTATAGTTTATAGAATATTTTCCCGGGAGAACACATCCTAAGAAACTCTGTTCCTCATAATTACTATACTAAAATCACGATAAAGTTCCATGTTGTAGTAAATATGAATTGCAAAgaatagaatatgaagattattataattttcaataaacACCAGTATATACATACTTCACAAGTGCATTTGACTTACTATGAAAGCTGAACGAATTAACTCCTCAACATAATCAACAGTTGCACCTTTCACGAAGTCATATGAAATATTATCAACAACCAGTTTAATTCCTTCCTTCTCGAAAACTCTGCCAATACATACATCAAGTAAAGTAAGTAGTATAATTTGTAAAAGACAAGGGTTTAGTTTAACATGTTCTATCATTGGAATATCATCATTGAAATTCGACTACGCAagagttaattaatttataccTATCATCTGAGTTAACTTTATTGTCCAAATTAAAAGCATACTGAAATCCTGAACATCCACCAGTTTCTACACTCAAACGAAGCATTTTTCCACCTGCTGGCGATTCATTGGAATCCAGTTCCTTCATTCTCTGTtccacataatcaattacaTGTAATGATACACATAGTTCCTATGTTATAAATAGCATAATCACAAGCATAAGGTCCATCAATCAAAACCTAATTTGAATTTCATGAACTTTTTGAAATGTATTTGAACTATAATTGAATCAAAGAACCTACAAGTAAGGAATTGAGAGAACAAGGAGCGTACTCGAACGCAGTTTTCGGTTATGTGAACGGGTTCCACGTCAGCAGAAGAAGACGACGAAGACGTGGCATGGTGAACAACGGAAGAAGAAGATAAAGAAGAAAAGGAGCTTATAAGATTCTCGTTTCGTCGAAATCGTGCTGCCAACGATGGCGCCAATCGTCGAATCAGCGACGTTTGCATTTGCATCTCTCTCTAAATTACCATTGATTTTTTGCTATGATCTTCTTTTCAATtgcgtttttttttctttttctctttcttacAGAGACCTCAAAAATATCGAGTTTCAACCAAACAAACAGTTCAGATTTCACCACACTATCAAAATAAACATTAACGGTTCAGATTTCACCACACTATCAAAATAAACATTAACGGTTCAGATTTCACCAcactatcaaaataaatattaacgGCTCTGATTTTCACAAATTTCTGAATAGAAAAAAACAGGGAGTAGCAAAATTATCTTCCCTTGAACGTCGTCGTTATCAAACCGTTCCATCAGAAAACTCCTCCATCTTGAAGCCGCAAGTACGTGAAAAAATTCTGAATCTCTCTCTGTTTGATTTCAAATTGTTTCGATTTATATTTTCTGTTTCAGTTTCTGATCTGATTTTCATATTTTGTGTAAAACGCTACACATTGCTTGcgattttcaatatttttttatttcaatattatcagattttttagttatattattattttgttttcaatgaTGTGACAGTTATTATTCACTTGGAGAAGAAGATGCAAAACAGTGAAGAAGAAAAGTTTAGAGCACGGAGATTAGAGATAACTGATAAGGGAAAGGGGTTCATAGAGTTACTACAACAGCTAAGCGTTTGTGATTCAGTCTCTGACAAGGAATTTGAGGATCGATTTGGAGAGATTGAATCACTCGGTGATGATCATGTGATCTGTGTTATTGAGGATGAGATTTCTGGAAAGATAATTGCAACGGGGAGTGTTTTTATTGAGAAGAAATTTTTGAGAAATTGTGGTAAAGTTGGGCATGTTGAGGATGTTGTTGTTGATTCAAGTGCTCGTGGGAAACAGCTGGGAAAGAAGGTAATTAACTTCCTTACGGATCATGCTCGTTGTGTGGGGTGTTATAAGGTTATTCTTGATTGCAGCGTTGAGAATAAGGTGTTCTATGAGAAATGTGGGTTTAAGCAGAAGGAAGTTCAGATGgctatgtattttgtttgat from Cicer arietinum cultivar CDC Frontier isolate Library 1 chromosome 3, Cicar.CDCFrontier_v2.0, whole genome shotgun sequence encodes:
- the LOC101508842 gene encoding lysophospholipid acyltransferase LPEAT1 isoform X3 gives rise to the protein MMKGMESELKDLNSKPPKSNGNINTVRDDRPLLKSDSVSSSTTNAVDLQDLEKKFAPYVRRDVYGTMGRGDLAPKEKLLLGFALVTLLPIRVILATTVLVVYYLICRFCTLFSTPNREDEQDDYSRLRGWRRSVIVWCGKVLSRAMLFVFGFYWIPESTTSFTQENKPQSEEMERPGVIISNHVSYLDILYHMSSSFPSFVAKRSVAKLPLVGLISKCLGCIYVQRESKSSDFKGVSAVATERIQEAHQNKYAPLMMLFPEGTTTNGDFLLPFKTGGFLAKAPVLPVILKYNYQRFSPAWDSISGVRHVIFLLCQFVNYIEVIKLPVYYPSQQEMDDPKLYASNVRRLMASEGNLTLSDIGLAEKRIYHAALNEQICIQ
- the LOC101508842 gene encoding lysophospholipid acyltransferase LPEAT1 isoform X2 is translated as MMKGMESELKDLNSKPPKSNGNINTVRDDRPLLKSDSVSSSTTNAVDLQDLEKKFAPYVRRDVYGTMGRGDLAPKEKLLLGFALVTLLPIRVILATTVLVVYYLICRFCTLFSTPNREDEQDDYSRLRGWRRSVIVWCGKVLSRAMLFVFGFYWIPESTTSFTQENKPQSEEMERPGVIISNHVSYLDILYHMSSSFPSFVAKRSVAKLPLVGLISKCLGCIYVQRESKSSDFKGVSAVATERIQEAHQNKYAPLMMLFPEGTTTNGDFLLPFKTGGFLAKAPVLPVILKYNYQRFSPAWDSISGVRHVIFLLCQFVNYIEVIKLPVYYPSQQEMDDPKLYASNVRRLMASEGNLTLSDIGLAEKRIYHAALNGLFSQC
- the LOC101508842 gene encoding lysophospholipid acyltransferase LPEAT1 isoform X1 — translated: MMKGMESELKDLNSKPPKSNGNINTVRDDRPLLKSDSVSSSTTNAVDLQDLEKKFAPYVRRDVYGTMGRGDLAPKEKLLLGFALVTLLPIRVILATTVLVVYYLICRFCTLFSTPNREDEQDDYSRLRGWRRSVIVWCGKVLSRAMLFVFGFYWIPESTTSFTQENKPQSEEMERPGVIISNHVSYLDILYHMSSSFPSFVAKRSVAKLPLVGLISKCLGCIYVQRESKSSDFKGVSAVATERIQEAHQNKYAPLMMLFPEGTTTNGDFLLPFKTGGFLAKAPVLPVILKYNYQRFSPAWDSISGVRHVIFLLCQFVNYIEVIKLPVYYPSQQEMDDPKLYASNVRRLMASEGNLTLSDIGLAEKRIYHAALNGNNCLPSVLHQKDD
- the LOC101509385 gene encoding iron-sulfur assembly protein IscA-like 2, mitochondrial codes for the protein MQMQTSLIRRLAPSLAARFRRNENLISSFSSLSSSSVVHHATSSSSSSADVEPVHITENCVRRMKELDSNESPAGGKMLRLSVETGGCSGFQYAFNLDNKVNSDDRVFEKEGIKLVVDNISYDFVKGATVDYVEELIRSAFIVTENPSAVGGCSCKSSFMVKQ
- the LOC101510234 gene encoding glucosamine 6-phosphate N-acetyltransferase, whose amino-acid sequence is MQNSEEEKFRARRLEITDKGKGFIELLQQLSVCDSVSDKEFEDRFGEIESLGDDHVICVIEDEISGKIIATGSVFIEKKFLRNCGKVGHVEDVVVDSSARGKQLGKKVINFLTDHARCVGCYKVILDCSVENKVFYEKCGFKQKEVQMAMYFV